The following coding sequences lie in one Eremothecium sinecaudum strain ATCC 58844 chromosome IV, complete sequence genomic window:
- the NTF2 gene encoding Ran GTPase-binding protein NTF2 (Syntenic homolog of Ashbya gossypii ADR013W; Syntenic homolog of Saccharomyces cerevisiae YER009W (NTF2)): MSMDFNALAQQFTEFYYNQFDTDRTQLGNLYRDQSMLTFETSQLQGAKDIVEKLVSLPFQKVSHRITTLDAQPASPNGDVLVMITGDLLIDDEQNPQRFSQVFHLMLEGNSYYVFNDIFRLNYSA; this comes from the coding sequence ATGTCAATGGATTTTAATGCTTTGGCTCAGCAGTTCACTGAGTTCTACTACAATCAGTTCGATACCGATAGAACTCAATTGGGTAACCTATACAGAGATCAATCTATGTTAACGTTTGAAACGTCCCAATTACAGGGTGCTAAAGAtattgttgaaaaattGGTCTCTTTGCCCTTTCAAAAAGTCTCCCACAGAATCACTACCCTAGATGCTCAACCTGCTTCTCCTAATGGCGATGTTTTGGTAATGATTACTGGCGATTTGCTAATTGATGATGAGCAAAATCCACAAAGGTTCTCTCAAGTATTTCATTTGATGCTAGAAGGAAACTCATACTATGTCTTCAACGATATTTTCCGTTTAAATTACTCAGCTTGA
- the AIM21 gene encoding Aim21p (Syntenic homolog of Ashbya gossypii ADR014W; Syntenic homolog of Saccharomyces cerevisiae YIR003W (AIM21)), which produces MSEIPPIPERPKIPTRPKGRTTREDGMSPERTASPYFGISDDMIQCDSKAGDDQFNVEIESESNNISDSTVLHFEAGFKQTDSFVNDYLSSSSYYEPFNNYADSPTKPQLGDLLTREYKKVEKATRASSIGFENPMVDKSRSAGTPQFIPPIPERPARLSRKPTDTISKVISSEQSEGYPPNMNEDGMQPSSLDPREIASTFSERSSMAVEGSVADVPSEGSLFLSNEKKQGSPSVFHPLSTGRIEFELGTIVNSPTEEINQLLNQALRKKMAEQKSARASSMDSNVEQRSATPVTPTMGPPGGAEDKNAVDDSRSQTGDEGMQAGIHLEIDTEMNPIANSLTLPPVPRENSLESSVWSPKSKQIPENETKTKTGRVDDNKKELSSDSVDSLSKAISQSSLSKKSSEDQNIVETVPDLSPSVDLGSPSKTEILTFKDTNDDLNPETNQGFLNEPSSMLLTGDRTGDASKCSSKLRDELGSSVNSDISSSLKNVSSTPRSTNASSTSPQKPKNRPLVPKKPSSKIAAFQEMLQRQQAEHLGSKHFEEHNHSSVNKVGTSRANFAQNLNGLFSLSGKPPLQLSPSVVKKQSSHSPDSTNEYKSKSPSDSSDSRETMSADVRQSRARGPAGRKLPRGLANLEKVNPEQSTNQIETFHTWRVVFKPFLKVNDPATVDR; this is translated from the coding sequence ATGTCGGAAATCCCACCTATCCCAGAGAGGCCTAAAATTCCTACAAGACCTAAGGGAAGGACCACAAGAGAGGATGGTATGAGTCCTGAAAGAACCGCGTCCCCCTACTTCGGTATTAGTGATGATATGATACAGTGTGATTCCAAAGCGGGGGACGACCAATTCAACGTTGAAATAGAGTCAGAATCAAATAATATTTCTGATTCTACAGTACTCCATTTTGAGGCTGGTTTCAAACAAACAGACTCTTTTGTAAACGACTACCTGAGTAGTAGTTCTTATTATGAACCCTTTAATAACTACGCAGATAGTCCGACGAAGCCACAACTTGGTGATCTTTTAACCCGTGAATATAAAAAAGTTGAAAAGGCCACTCGTGCAAGTTCAATAGGGTTTGAAAACCCAATGGTCGATAAAAGTCGTAGTGCTGGAACTCCTCAATTTATTCCTCCTATCCCAGAAAGGCCTGCCAGACTATCTCGGAAACCTACAGACACAATCAGTAAAGTCATTAGCAGTGAGCAGAGCGAAGGATATCCTCCCAATATGAATGAGGACGGTATGCAACCATCTAGTCTTGACCCAAGAGAAATAGCTTCAACATTTTCTGAACGCTCATCGATGGCTGTGGAGGGTTCGGTTGCAGACGTTCCCTCTGAAGGTTCATTATTTTTAAGTAACGAAAAAAAACAAGGTTCTCCGTCAGTTTTCCACCCTCTTAGTACTGGCAGAATAGAGTTCGAGTTAGGTACCATTGTTAACTCACCAACGGAAGAAATAAATCAACTACTTAACCAAGCTTTAAGGAAGAAGATGGCTGAACAGAAATCAGCACGGGCTAGTTCTATGGACTCTAATGTAGAACAAAGAAGCGCTACGCCTGTGACTCCAACTATGGGTCCCCCCGGAGGGGCAGAAGATAAGAATGCGGTAGATGATTCTAGATCGCAAACTGGAGATGAAGGAATGCAAGCTGGCATTCACTTGGAAATTGATACTGAAATGAATCCAATAGCTAATTCTTTAACATTGCCTCCAGTACCCAGAGAAAATTCGTTGGAGTCATCTGTTTGGAGTCCCAAATCTAAGCAAATCCCTGAAAACGAAACCAAAACTAAAACGGGACGTGTTGATGATAATAAAAAAGAATTATCTAGCGACTCTGTGGATTCATTATCCAAAGCGATTTCTCAATCATCCTTGTCTAAAAAAAGTTCAGAAGATCAGAATATTGTGGAAACTGTACCTGATTTATCTCCTAGTGTTGACCTAGGTTCCCCTTCTAAAACTGAAATATTAACTTTCAAAGACACTAATGATGATCTTAATCCAGAGACTAATCAAGGTTTCTTGAATGAACCCTCTTCTATGTTGCTTACAGGGGATCGTACGGGAGATGCCTCGAAATGCTCCTCGAAACTCCGCGATGAACTGGGCTCTTCTGTAAACTCTGATATCTCAAGTAGTCTCAAAAATGTATCCTCAACGCCAAGGTCTACTAACGCGTCTTCCACATCTCCTCAAAAACCAAAAAATCGTCCATTAGTTCCAAAGAAGCCATCTTCAAAAATAGCAGCTTTCCAAGAGATGCTACAAAGGCAACAAGCTGAACATCTTGGTAGCAAGCATTTTGAAGAGCATAATCACTCCAGCGTTAATAAAGTCGGTACCTCAAGGGCTAACTTCGCGCAAAATTTAAATGGCTTATTCTCTCTATCCGGAAAGCCACCATTGCAGTTGTCTCCTTCAGTAGTAAAGAAGCAGTCTTCACATTCCCCAGATTCAACAAATGAATATAAGTCCAAGTCGCCAAGTGATTCCTCAGATTCACGTGAAACAATGTCTGCAGATGTTCGTCAAAGTAGAGCCAGGGGCCCTGCTGGTCGCAAATTGCCGCGAGGTTTAGCAAACCTGGAAAAAGTTAATCCAGAGCAGTCCACCAACCAAATTGAAACGTTTCATACTTGGCGAGTTGTATTTAAACCTTTTCTTAAAGTGAATGATCCAGCAACTGTGGATAGGTAA